ACACGATCCTCGTAGAGGTCTACTGGCGGCTTCCGGCCAACGCGATGGATGTCAGCGGGCAGACTGCCGACCTGACTTTCCAGCTGTACGCCGAGCAGTGCCGCCACACCACCGAAGCGGACGCGGAGGCGATGAACCCCTTCGCCGGCCGCGTCTGCGACGAGAACCGGTGTGTCCCCTGCGCGGAAGAAAACGACGACGACGTCAAGGTCGGCGGGCTCAGGCTCAAATACCTCGGCGACGAGATCCTCGACCCGCTTGTCGTCCGGGCCACCGGCGGCGGCGGAGGCGGGAACGGACGGGGGAACGGCAACAACCCCCCGACCGTGATATTCAACGATACGGTCGGGCCGAGCGAGGAGTTCGTCCTCGACGGTGCGGATTCCGGGACGAACACGCCAGGCTGGATCGGGCCGAACATCTACCTCGACTCCGGCGGCGGCGCGTCGCGGAACAAGCGCACCGAGACCAACATTCACACGAGCTGCTCGGAGCCGCTCGGCCCCGGCGACGTCTACGGCGACTTCGAGGTCGTCGCGGTGACGACGACAGACGACGAGCTGGTCTGTGAGAGCGGCACCGGCGGCGACACGCCGGACGACGAGCCCGAGCCCGAACCCGAGTGCGCCGTCTGCGAGGACGAGAAGGCCTCGCTCGCGACGCTCGACATCGAGTACATCGGGTCCGACGACGCGACCATCTCGGTCGTCTCGACGAAGGGGAACACGAGCGGCGAACTGTTCGTCGGGACCGTCTCCCAAGGTGACGTCTTCACCCTCGACAGGAAAGACGTGATCCGGGGCGGTAACAACGGGAACGGGAACGGCAACGGGAACGGCGGCAACGGCCGCCCGACCAACAAGCTTGGCCCGGAGGTCGAGATCAGCGTCGACGGCGAGGCGAGACCCGTCGTTATCCACGTGAGCTGCTCGCAGCCGCTCGCGGTGGGCGACGTGTACGGCGACTTCGAGATCGACGCTGGAACAACCACGGACGGCGAGTCGCTGTGCGGCTCGGAGGCGAACTGATGACAACCATACTCACTTCAGCACGGATGAAACGGGCGGCGAACATACTCGGGATCGTCCTGCTGATCGCGCTCGTCACGCCGTTCGCCGTGTACGCGGTCCCCGAGGTCGTCAGCGCAGACGAGAGCTTCGTCGTGCTCACGCCGAGTATGACCCCCGCCATCGCGCCCGGCGACGTGGTCGTCGTCGCGGAGCGTGACCCCGCCACGGTCGCCGTTGGCGACGTGATCACGTTCATGCGGGGCACGAGCGACGTGCCCGTGACACATCGGGTGATCGGCGTCGTCGAGACGGCGAACGGCCTCGCCTTCGAGACAATGGGAGACGCTAACGAGGGACCCGATCCCGGCCTCGTGCCGGCGGCGAACCTCGTCGGCGTGGTCGCGCTGACCATCCCGTACATCGGGTTCGTCATCCAGTTCGCCGGCACGCCCGCCGGCTTCGTGACCCTGGTGTTGCTCCCCTTCGGTCTGCTTGCAGTCACCGAAATCTGGTCGCTGGTGCAGGGGCGGAACGGAGCCGAACCGGTCGCCGCGGCGGACGCGAGCGACGATCCGGATGCGACCGACGATCCGGACGCGAGCGATGGCTCGGCCTCGCCGACCGCAGCGGCCGCAGTCGTCGAGTCGCCGGCCGACTCGTCGACCGA
This genomic window from Halorubrum sp. PV6 contains:
- a CDS encoding signal peptidase I, which codes for MTTILTSARMKRAANILGIVLLIALVTPFAVYAVPEVVSADESFVVLTPSMTPAIAPGDVVVVAERDPATVAVGDVITFMRGTSDVPVTHRVIGVVETANGLAFETMGDANEGPDPGLVPAANLVGVVALTIPYIGFVIQFAGTPAGFVTLVLLPFGLLAVTEIWSLVQGRNGAEPVAAADASDDPDATDDPDASDGSASPTAAAAVVESPADSSTESSTDATAVANEAANGGVSVDAIGGAAAMLALFAPYAIYIAFELRTAAPIAVAIGSTTLLLGALAIWVPASGVLSRSASTATNASAPADPEPVAETGATDGGDVESTAETDSSAATESSDAVSETESVGEAAPVDETTAETADGHTDPFTSPDSLDGADPTAGSSVTPPAQADRTGEGD
- a CDS encoding TasA family protein, which encodes MSRDIDGSPRPSGVSRRRLLAGIGGIGAVGLASGLGTGAYLADRETFSNNTFGAGTVELLVNDEPTSGTFAVDVSGIRRGDSGWKEFEIGAQTNPVRVWLATECVASNGLARELEVDVHVDETSVTGGYKPLRTVRDDLFNGERIDDGCLAPEDTILVEVYWRLPANAMDVSGQTADLTFQLYAEQCRHTTEADAEAMNPFAGRVCDENRCVPCAEENDDDVKVGGLRLKYLGDEILDPLVVRATGGGGGGNGRGNGNNPPTVIFNDTVGPSEEFVLDGADSGTNTPGWIGPNIYLDSGGGASRNKRTETNIHTSCSEPLGPGDVYGDFEVVAVTTTDDELVCESGTGGDTPDDEPEPEPECAVCEDEKASLATLDIEYIGSDDATISVVSTKGNTSGELFVGTVSQGDVFTLDRKDVIRGGNNGNGNGNGNGGNGRPTNKLGPEVEISVDGEARPVVIHVSCSQPLAVGDVYGDFEIDAGTTTDGESLCGSEAN